The DNA segment AGTCTACTAAGAGATATATTCGCCTTATCTAAACAACTCACCCTCGAAGGCAACGTAATAGCCCCCACCATAGCAGCCCGCAAACTACAGGTAGCTGGAGGAAACTATTGAAATAGAACCATATTCAGCTACTGTGAGAATCTAAAAAGAAATTGAATAAAAAATAATTTAAGAATTTAATAAATTAAATTACGAGTTCTTGAAATAATCATAGTTTAATATATCCATTTCTCGCATACATCATAAAATAGAGTCTAAAGGCCGGTTAACAAAATGTTATACGTTTACGAATCTGAAATCTTAAACGAGATTGAAGCTATAATTAATAAAAGTAAGGAATCAATTCAAATAGCAGTGTTATACGGCTCAGTTACAAGAGGAGAGCATAAACCGGAAAGCGATATAGACTTAATAATAGTAGCTGATGAAAGTAAAATTAAAGAATTAGAAGAAGAGTTTTCAAACCTATATCTTAAGTATTTTATTCCTATATCCGTTAAATTTTACACTTTAAACCAGAAGGTCGAATTATATGGGCGAAAAAGAAAACAGATTAAAAATCGCGCTTGAACATATTAAGAGAGCTGAGCGCACACTAGAGGCAGCTAATAATCTATTAAAAACAGGTTTATACGAGGACTCAGTTACCAGAGCTTATTACACGGCATTCCACGCCGCTGCAGGCTTACTCTACCTTCTAGGGGAAGAACCTAAAGCATATAAAGGGTTACATTCTATTTTCGGATTAAAAGCGGTTAGAACGGGTATGGTTGAAGAGAAACTCGGCCGATATTTAAATAAGCTTTCATCTTATAGAGAATCAGCGGATTACGATGGTTTAACATTCATCTCCGGCGAGGACGCGGAGGAGTCTATAAAAATGGCTGAAGAATCCCTTCAAAAAATAAAAGATTTAATTAAAAACAAATTTTCTATTTAACTAGGTGAATGATGGTGATATAAGTGGAGTTGATGGAAGTTATCCAGAAGAGGAGAAGTATCAGACGGTTCAAAGAGACACCTATAGAGGAGGATAAGCTTAAACGCGTCTTAGAGGCGGCTAGATTAGCCCCCTCAGCTAGAAATTTACAGGATTGGAAGTTCATCATAGTTAAAGATAAGGAGACTAAAGTTAAGCTTATGGAGGCTGCTAAAGGACAAGCCTTCGTAGCTCAAGCGCCTGTTGTAATAGTTGCATGCGGCACTAAAACAGACTACATAATGACGTGCGGTCAACCCTCATATGCGATAGATGTTTCCATAGCAGTCACCCATATCGTATTAAAAGCGGTTGAAGAGGGTTTAGGCACATGCTGGCTTGGAGCATTCTACGAAGATAAAGTTAAAGAAATCCTCGGCATACCGAAAGAGATAAGAGTGGTAAGCATGATCCCGATAGGCTACCCTGACATAGAGCCCAAACCCACCAGTCGAAAAACGTTAGAAGAAATAGTCTGTTTTGAAAAATGGTGCTGAGTGATTAACTGCCAAAACCTGTTCATGTTAAAAGATTTAAAGTACTCGTTTAACATTCTTCGAAGAACCCGGTGATCAGGGTATCTGGATTCTATAAGCTTGTAGAAGAGTTTACTATGAGATTGAATTTTAAAATGCATAAGTTCGTGGTATACTATAAACTCGATAAGTTTCAGAGGTAAAGAAACCATTTTAATATTAAAATTCAAGTTTCTTTTAACAGAACAGCTAGCCCAAAGCGTCTTCAAAACTTTAACTGTAATCCGATTATAGTTTTTATCAACATCACCGGGGAGAGTGCTCAGAAAGAATAGTATACGATCTAGTAACAGGAGTTTAAGAAACAGTTCAAACCAGGATAGTTTAAACTGTGAGCCTATCCTTATTATTTTAAGGGTGTCATCAACTTCGAAACCTTTCACATTTTCGTCGAATAAAATATTATAGGAGTAGCCTAGTAAAGGGAAAACGTTTACTGGAGAACCGTATAATAATTCACTATCAGCAAATTTTTTATAAACTTTTAAAATCCATTCTTTATTCTCTTCAATTAATTTTAACACATCCCCGCCGTAGAATGGTAGAATTATGATAACACCCCAAGGCTTAACCTCTATTCGAGCGTTTTTCACACGCCTCCGCGTCACATAGCATTCTAAGCTTAACCCGTCTAAAACAATCTTGCTCTCAATCACCCTTCTCATATAGAAAACCATTGTTAACTGGTTGAAGTAATCCTAGATAAACCGTTCACCTTCTCAATTCTAAAAATATGGTTAGCGAAGCTTTCCAGCTCTCTTTCATGGGAGACGATTATAACTTGAGGCGCTTTAATCTCATCTAAAATATCCCTAATCTTAAATAACTGCTCTTTGCTGAAGCCGTCTGTCGGTTCATCTAATATTAATAGATTTGATTTCAACCCAACTGATAGCCGTTGAACTATTGTGTTTAAAGTAAGCCTGTAAGCTAAGGCGATACTTGTTTTCTCACCGCCGCTTAAAGACTCTAAAGGCGGCTCATAACCGTCTTGAGCTATTATCGGATTGAAATCCTCGTCTACGCGGGCCTCCTTCGAGTTATCTTCTACAAGCAGGTTAAACCAGCGTTGAAATCTATTATTAAATTCTTGGTTGATAGATAACATTACATGTTTTTCAATCTCAACCAGAGATTTTTCAAAGAATTCTTTAAGCCAGATAATATATTCTTCTAAAACGTGCAATAATCGTTTAAAGCGTTCTTTCTCAGCTAACTGGCTTTCAAGATCTTTAATCTCCTTCTCTAAATTAATTATATTCTGCTCTAAGCGGCCTCTCTCAGATGATAATTTATTTAACTCGTTTTGCTTATCAGCGACCTTTCTTCGAAGCTCAGCTATTTTCGCAGCTAAATCTTCATGTTGTCGAATACTCTCCTCTAATTTAGATAACTCTAAAAACAGTTCTACACGTCTAGCCGCGTAATTATTAATTTCTTCATAGTTTCTATTCACAGTATTGGTGTAATTTTCTAAAATATTTAAGTGAGTTTTCAACTTAATCTGTAACTCATTATATTCTCTTAATTTTTCTAAAGTCTCCTCTAAATTATTCTTAGAGGTTTCAAGCTCCCTGATGCTATTAGAAATAGTTTCTTTCTCCCCTTGTTTTAAATCTATTTTACTTTGAATATCAACAGGATCAGCTGGTCTATCGCAGGTCGGACATATTTTCTTCTCTATTATCTGCTGGTAGTCGTGTATCTTAGACTCTATAGAAGCCTCTTTTCCACGCAGCTTAGTTATAGATGAATCAAGCTCTTTTAATTTATTTTTAATCTCCCCCTCTGACATTTCAGTCGGTTTATCTATTTTAGGGAGGCCCTCGATAAGATTTATTTCATCTATCATTCTTCTATATACTTCGTATGATTCGCTGGAGAGTTTAATCATCTTCTCCGTCTTCTCTTTTAACTCTCTTTCTAGTAGAGGCTTTCGACTTTTCAAAGCCTCGATTTCTCTCTCAACTGTTAACTTTGATTCTAATTCTGTTTGAATTTTTTTAAGCTCAGCTTCAAATTCACTATATTTTCCAACAACCGCGGTTAACTGTATACGAGATTGCTGAAGGCTTATTCTACACTCTTCAAGTTTAGTGGAAACAGCCTCTATATCTCTAACTCTCTCTTGATAGCGGCTAACACTTTCTTTTAAATCTCCGATAACCTCGTGAACGTTCTCTAAAGCGATCTTGTAGTCTTCGATTCCGAAGGCTTTTCTCAGCGTTTGAAGACGTTCATCCGGCTTAGCCCATAATATCTCTTTCATCTGTTCTTGAGGTGTGTAAAGAGCGTAACGGTATATTACGCTTTGAGCTCTAGGGTTAGGTGGCTCGTTAAATTTTAAAATATCTAGAACCGCTTGCTTCAACTCTGAAGGTGATAAAATTCTTTTAACACCTTCAGATTCAATGTACCCTTCCTCTTGAGTTACTGAGCTACTTTTCTTTACAAGCCGGCGGAAAACCTCGTATTCTTTTCCTTCAACTTCAAACCGCAGCTTCACATATCCGCTAGAGCATCCAAGTCTTAGAAGATAGCTACCCTTCAAGTCACCTAAACCGAATAAAGCGAACTCTATAGCTAAAAGAATGGTGGATTTACCTGAACCTATATCTCCTTCAAATAATATTATACCTGTAGGGAAATCTATTTGTGTATCAGCATAGCTTCTAATATTCTTTAATTCAATCGATTTAATGATCATCGCTCATCCTCCGATACTCCTAAAACGTTTAAGGCTTGGCTTCGAATCCGGTTTAGGTAGTCGTCTTTAGATTCATTGACTTTAGGAGGGTCACGTAAAACTTTTAAAAGGTTTAAAGCTAGTTTAACCCCTTCAGTTGAGGTAAGCTTCTGGTTAGAGAGTTTAACAGTTCGGAGATTCTCCTCGAATATTTTCTCCTCGACCTCTTTCACATCGCTTCCCTTAACTTTAATAGAAGTATATTCTTTAGAAGTTAAACCGTAGCGGTTTATTCGCGCGTGTAAAGCACCCCGCTCCATTATAATTCTACGAATACTAGTAAAATCCACATCCGCGGTTTTACCTGAGGCTAGCTCACCGCTAACCTTCAATAATACAATTTTATTATTTAAATCAGCCTTCCTTAATTTTTCAGCTAAATCATTAGTGACTTGACTAGGAGTTTTACCTGTAGCATCATATTCTTCGAAATAGTAGTCGCAGACTTTAACCTCTATAAACTCGGTGTTTCTAACTTGAGAGTCAAATTCAACTACGTAGAATCCACGTTTAACTCCTTTAGCGGCCTCCTCAAAATCCTTCGAGTCTTTAGCGAATAGAGGCCCAGGGTAGACTATAAACGGGTATCCTTCAAAGCTTTTCACTATGGTTTTGTGAGGGTGACCCCCAGCGTAGTAGTTGAAGCCTGAAGGCAGATATGATAACTGCATTGACTCTGTTTTAGATAAATCCAATGGTTTCAACTCAGATATCATAGTGTGAAAGACGAAGATTTTAAAACCCGGTTCCCTTTCAAGACTATCCCTGTCTAGGATAGTATAATATTCCCTTTCAATCCCGAGTTTTCTAGCTGAGATACCCGTCAGCTTAGCCTTAGTCTTAGGGTCAATAGTAAACTTTAATAGAAGACTGCCGTCTTTAATTTCACCAGCGCCGACTCTGTTAACTAAGCCAGCGCTGTCTAAAACATCGATTATAGAGGTCTCACTTGGACTGTAATCATGGCTACCGTAAACAACATATATTCGAATACCCTGCTCAACCGCCTCCCTCATCTTTCTTACAGCTTCACTTACAACCCACATGTCCGGTAGATTAGAGTGAAAGATGTCTCCGCTTATAATAATGAAGTCAACTTTTCTAAGGAGACACTCATCTATACTCTTCTTGAAGGCTTCAACTTCAAGTTTCCGCAGCTCAGGCTCTCTGTTAGCTCCTAGATGGCAGTCAGCTATGTGAGCGAACTTATACAATTCTTAACACCTTCAAATATAAGCGATTCTACCCCCGGATGCAGGGGATGCCTTATCTTTAATATATTCTTCGAATAATGGTGTTTTAACAGGGATAGCGAACTTAGTGAAGCTGCTGCTGATAATCGCTTCACCTTTATCCAAGCTGGCTATAGTTCGAGAGTCATCTGATAGATCTTGAGGTGCGCATTCAATTATCGCTTCTCTCTCAAGAGACATCTCGTTACCTAAAATTATCTTAGTGTTCATGTTCGCTAATATCGTTTTAGGTATAACGCTTGTAAGCTGGGTGATAGCCATTAAACCTATCTTGAATTTCCTCCCTTCACGTGCAATAGTACTGTAAATATTATCACCCCTACTTAACACGTCAGAGCCTATAACCCTAGGGGCCTCCTCTATCACCACGCTTACCACAGGCTTATCCTCAAGTTCACCGATGTGTTTATAGTATTGATATCTCTGGAAAACCTCACTCACAATGACAACACCGGTAAGAAGCTCCGCGATGTCAGGTATACGTGAAGTGTCAACTATTACAATTTTACCTTTCTCTAAAGCGTCTACAATATCTCCCACCGTTGACATACCTTCATCAACACTAAATATATTACAAAAGTATTCGAAACCTCTCTCCTCAGTATACTTGACACCGAGCAAATGTTCAAGTCTCCTTTGAGTTACTGCGATAGTTCTAGGAGAGATTTTATTTTTTTCATCTTTTTCATCACCAGTAGTCTTCAGAGGCTGATTCGTTAAAATATTTCTAATCCATTTCTCCTTATATTCAGTATAAAAATTGTATATCGCATCCGACTGAGCTTCTGAAAACTCCGCTATACCGTTAAAGTGAACGGGTTTAATCGACTCAAAGTTCACCCTAAGATTATATCCTCCCGGTGGAGGCTTCGCAGAAGTATAGTACAGTAATCTCTCCTTAGCCTTAGGATGATCCTTCAACCCTTTACCGTGGCGGCCGTAATATTCATCATGAGAGTCTAAAACGAGAACCCCGAAGTTATCCTGATCCATTAGACTCCAAAGCATCACTTTAACCAGATTACTTTTACCTCTACCCGTAGTAGCTGAGATAAGCATATGATGCGCTAAAACTTCAGGGCCGTTAAGGTATATTGGAAGATCTAAAACTTTTGAGCCGCTTCTAAGATTACCCACATATATCGGATTATCTGGCTTTGTTAGAAAACGGAGATCTTCAGGTTTTATACGTCTAAGAGAGGAGAGGAAATTTGGCAGAGTCTTAGGTATACTAGGAGAGCCATCCTTAACTCTGAGAACAGCTTTAACGGAGGCTATAACATAATGTCTGAGCTGCGGTTCCATAATATTTAAGTCAGAGCTGGCCCCGTAACCTTCAAGTCTAAGCCCAGCTATCATCTCAATACTTGTAGAAGGTATTTGGCTACCGTACTCTAAATCATATACTTGCATTATCACAAGTTCAGAATCCTCTTCCGAGACAAGTAAATCTCCCAACTCTATTTTTTCACCAGACTTCTGTCTTAAAAGTATTTTACCTACGGCACCACCTATCACACTACCTATAACATCCAATTCAGGTTACCTCCAGATTCAGATGCGAGAAAGTTAAGAACATCGTGAGCGTTAACCGCTCTTACTCTTCGAAGAAATTTATCAAATCTTTCATTCTTAGATAATTCTGATAATAGAATAGTCCTATATGCCTCCACTTCATCAGTTCTAACACGTGCAAACATATCTGCCGCTATAAGACCGTAAGGATAACCTGGAAAACAAAGATCCGCTGAGTTCTCACTTACTTTCCAGAAAATTTCATTAAGAGCCTC comes from the Candidatus Odinarchaeum yellowstonii genome and includes:
- a CDS encoding nucleotidyltransferase domain-containing protein, encoding MLYVYESEILNEIEAIINKSKESIQIAVLYGSVTRGEHKPESDIDLIIVADESKIKELEEEFSNLYLKYFIPISVKFYTLNQKVELYGRKRKQIKNRA
- a CDS encoding HEPN domain-containing protein; this translates as MGEKENRLKIALEHIKRAERTLEAANNLLKTGLYEDSVTRAYYTAFHAAAGLLYLLGEEPKAYKGLHSIFGLKAVRTGMVEEKLGRYLNKLSSYRESADYDGLTFISGEDAEESIKMAEESLQKIKDLIKNKFSI
- a CDS encoding nitroreductase family protein — translated: MELMEVIQKRRSIRRFKETPIEEDKLKRVLEAARLAPSARNLQDWKFIIVKDKETKVKLMEAAKGQAFVAQAPVVIVACGTKTDYIMTCGQPSYAIDVSIAVTHIVLKAVEEGLGTCWLGAFYEDKVKEILGIPKEIRVVSMIPIGYPDIEPKPTSRKTLEEIVCFEKWC
- a CDS encoding M48 family metallopeptidase; translated protein: MRRVIESKIVLDGLSLECYVTRRRVKNARIEVKPWGVIIILPFYGGDVLKLIEENKEWILKVYKKFADSELLYGSPVNVFPLLGYSYNILFDENVKGFEVDDTLKIIRIGSQFKLSWFELFLKLLLLDRILFFLSTLPGDVDKNYNRITVKVLKTLWASCSVKRNLNFNIKMVSLPLKLIEFIVYHELMHFKIQSHSKLFYKLIESRYPDHRVLRRMLNEYFKSFNMNRFWQLITQHHFSKQTISSNVFRLVGLGSMSG
- a CDS encoding SMC family ATPase, translated to MIIKSIELKNIRSYADTQIDFPTGIILFEGDIGSGKSTILLAIEFALFGLGDLKGSYLLRLGCSSGYVKLRFEVEGKEYEVFRRLVKKSSSVTQEEGYIESEGVKRILSPSELKQAVLDILKFNEPPNPRAQSVIYRYALYTPQEQMKEILWAKPDERLQTLRKAFGIEDYKIALENVHEVIGDLKESVSRYQERVRDIEAVSTKLEECRISLQQSRIQLTAVVGKYSEFEAELKKIQTELESKLTVEREIEALKSRKPLLERELKEKTEKMIKLSSESYEVYRRMIDEINLIEGLPKIDKPTEMSEGEIKNKLKELDSSITKLRGKEASIESKIHDYQQIIEKKICPTCDRPADPVDIQSKIDLKQGEKETISNSIRELETSKNNLEETLEKLREYNELQIKLKTHLNILENYTNTVNRNYEEINNYAARRVELFLELSKLEESIRQHEDLAAKIAELRRKVADKQNELNKLSSERGRLEQNIINLEKEIKDLESQLAEKERFKRLLHVLEEYIIWLKEFFEKSLVEIEKHVMLSINQEFNNRFQRWFNLLVEDNSKEARVDEDFNPIIAQDGYEPPLESLSGGEKTSIALAYRLTLNTIVQRLSVGLKSNLLILDEPTDGFSKEQLFKIRDILDEIKAPQVIIVSHERELESFANHIFRIEKVNGLSRITSTS
- a CDS encoding DNA repair exonuclease, which produces MYKFAHIADCHLGANREPELRKLEVEAFKKSIDECLLRKVDFIIISGDIFHSNLPDMWVVSEAVRKMREAVEQGIRIYVVYGSHDYSPSETSIIDVLDSAGLVNRVGAGEIKDGSLLLKFTIDPKTKAKLTGISARKLGIEREYYTILDRDSLEREPGFKIFVFHTMISELKPLDLSKTESMQLSYLPSGFNYYAGGHPHKTIVKSFEGYPFIVYPGPLFAKDSKDFEEAAKGVKRGFYVVEFDSQVRNTEFIEVKVCDYYFEEYDATGKTPSQVTNDLAEKLRKADLNNKIVLLKVSGELASGKTADVDFTSIRRIIMERGALHARINRYGLTSKEYTSIKVKGSDVKEVEEKIFEENLRTVKLSNQKLTSTEGVKLALNLLKVLRDPPKVNESKDDYLNRIRSQALNVLGVSEDER
- a CDS encoding ATP-binding protein, producing MDVIGSVIGGAVGKILLRQKSGEKIELGDLLVSEEDSELVIMQVYDLEYGSQIPSTSIEMIAGLRLEGYGASSDLNIMEPQLRHYVIASVKAVLRVKDGSPSIPKTLPNFLSSLRRIKPEDLRFLTKPDNPIYVGNLRSGSKVLDLPIYLNGPEVLAHHMLISATTGRGKSNLVKVMLWSLMDQDNFGVLVLDSHDEYYGRHGKGLKDHPKAKERLLYYTSAKPPPGGYNLRVNFESIKPVHFNGIAEFSEAQSDAIYNFYTEYKEKWIRNILTNQPLKTTGDEKDEKNKISPRTIAVTQRRLEHLLGVKYTEERGFEYFCNIFSVDEGMSTVGDIVDALEKGKIVIVDTSRIPDIAELLTGVVIVSEVFQRYQYYKHIGELEDKPVVSVVIEEAPRVIGSDVLSRGDNIYSTIAREGRKFKIGLMAITQLTSVIPKTILANMNTKIILGNEMSLEREAIIECAPQDLSDDSRTIASLDKGEAIISSSFTKFAIPVKTPLFEEYIKDKASPASGGRIAYI